The Bradyrhizobium barranii subsp. barranii genome segment GCCGTGCTCGCTGCGCGCGCCACGTTGCGCGCGACGCTCGATGCCTATCTCGGCAAGCGCAGCGCGGAGCGGGTGCTGGCGGCGCCGTTGCGGCGCGATCTCGGCGAGACCATTCAAGCCGCGCTGCTCTATGCGGATCTGCGCAACTTCACGACCTTGTCGGAGACCACACCGCCGGCCGACGTCATCGCAGCGCTCGACGCCTGGTTCGATCGCATTGCCGGTGCTGTTCATGCCTTCGGCGGCGAGGTGCTGAAATTCATCGGCGACGGCGTGCTCGCGATCTTCCCGGTGGTCGAGGCCTCGCCGCGCCGCGCCTGCGACGCCGCGCTGCGTGCCGCAGGCGCAGCCGAAGCCGGCATGGCGTATCTCAACGGGGAGCGCGGCGCTCAAGGACTGCCGCCGCTTGCGTTCGGCGCGGCCCTTCATCTCGGCGAAATACTCTGGGGCAATATCGGCGCCGCCAACAGGCTCGATTTCACGGCGATCGGTCCCGCCGTGAATCTCGCCAGCCGGCTCGAGGGATTGTGCAAGCCCCTGGAACGGACCGTGCTGGTATCGGGGGCGCTGGCCGCGGAGACGGACACGCCTCTCGTCGCGCTCGGATCGCATCCGCTGCGCGGCATCGCTTCGCCATGCGAGGTGTTTACGCTGCCGGAGACGCAAGCCCGGATATCGTAGCCCCGACGGAGCGAAGCGCAGTGCGCTCTTGCGCGCCGTGCCCACCCTCTAACGGCAAGCTCCGGTCTCGATTGGTGGGCACGCTACGCTTTGCCCGCCCTACCGTTGAAGTCGCTTACATCCCGCCCATCTTGCAGACGAGCTTCCACTCTTCCGCCGTCACCGGCTGCACCGACAGGCGCGAATATTTCACCAGCGCCATATCAGCGAGCTTCTTGTCCGCCTTGATCGCGGCCATCGTCACCGGCGTCTTCAAGGGCTTGTCGGCCTTGATGTCGACGCAGACGAATTTTTCGGTCTTGTCGGTCGGGTCAGGGTAGGCCTCCTTGATGACCTCCGCGATGCCGACGATCTCCTTGCCCTCGTTGGAATGATAGAAGAACGCCTTGTCGCCCTTCTTCATGTTCACGAGGTTTATGCGCGCGGTGTAATTGCGCACGCCGGTCCAGGCCTCGCCCTTGGCACCTTTCGCCACCTGCTGGTCCCAGGACCATACCGACGGTTCGGATTTCACCAGCCAGTAGTTCATCGCGCGTCCTATCCGTTCGTCATGGCCGGGCTTGTCCCGGCCATCCACGTCTCTGCCACCAATTCAATATCAAGACGTGGATGCCCGCGACAAGCGCGCGCATGACGAGAAAGACGTCATTCCTCTGCCTTGAAGGGGCGCGTCAACAGCCCCGAGATCGCAGCGTCGATCGTGCTCCGGCCGCTCAGGATCGAAGCGACCGCTTCTGATACCGGCATCTCGATGTTGTGCGAAGCTGCGAGTTCGATCAACACAGGCGCGGTGAACTCGCCTTCGGCAAGCTTGCCCGCGGGCGGCTGCTCGCCGCGGCCCAGCGCAAGGCCGTGCGCGAGATTGCGCGATTGCGGGCTCGAGCAGGTCAGGATCAGATCGCCGAGGCCGGACAGGCCCGTGAGCGTCTCGCCGCGCGCGCCGAGGGCACGGCCGAGGCGCGTGAGTTCGGCAAAGCCGCGGGTCGTCAGCGCGGCCTGGGCGGAGGCGCCGAGCTTGCGCCCGGCCGCGATGCCAACCGCGATCGCCAACACGTTCTTGGCCGCACCACCGATCTCGACGCCGCGAACATCTGTCGTGTGATAGGGCCGGAAGGTCGCCGAGCCCAGTGCCTGCACCAGCGCGCTCGCCAGCACTTCGTCCTTCGCTGCCAGCGTCACCGCGGTCGGCAAGCCGCGCGCGACGTCGTCGGCAAAGCTCGGGCCCGACAGGATCGCCGGCTGCGCGTGAGGTGCGGCTTCCGCGATGACGTCGGTCATGAATTTATGGGTGCCGTGCTCGATGCCTTTGGCGCAGGCGACGATCGGCACCGGCTTTGCCAGATGCGAGGCCAGCATGTTGACCGCGCCGCGCAAATGCTGTGCGGGCGTCGCGATCAGCACCATGTCCGCGCGCGCGGCCTCCGCAAGCTCGTGCGTCACGACGATCTCCGGCGCCAGCCGCACGCCGGGCAGTCGCGGATTGTCGCGGGTCCAGGCGATTCGCGCGGCATGTTCGCTGTTGCGCGCCCAGAGCGTTACGTTCCGTCCGGCGCGCGCGGCTACCGTCGCCAGCGCCGTGCCCCATGCGCCCGCACCAATCACCGCGACGGACCGGAACGCCGTCATGGCTAGAATCCCGCCCGCGTGTTGCCGTAACCGGCCGGCGCCGTGGCGTTGGCATCGAGCAGCCAGCGTGCGCGGGGTTGGGCTTCCATCGTGTCGATCATGCCGAGCGCCAGGCGCTCGGCGCCGGCCCAGGCGATCATCGCGCCGTTGTCGGTGCAGAGCGCGGGCGGCGGCATGATCAGTTGCGTCCCGGCCCGCCGCGCGACGTCATGCAGGGCGCCGCGGATCGCCTGATTGGCCGCGACGCCGCCGGCGGCGACGAGGGCATGCGGAGCGCCGAACTGCTCGCGAAAAAGCCTCAGGCCGACGCTCAACCGGTCGGCCGTCGAGTCGAGCACTGCGGCCTGAAAACTCGCGCAGAGATCGCTGATATCCTGCGGCGCGATCTCGGTTAACCGGCTCGCCTCGTTGCGCACCGCCGTCTTCAATCCCGACAGCGAGAAATTGGCATCGGGCCGTCCCTGCATTGGGCGCGGGAAGGCGAAGCGCGTGGCATCGCCGCTTGCCGCGGCGCGTTCGACCTGCGGCCCGCCCGGATAGGGCAGGCCCAGCATCTTCGCGACCTTGTCGAAGGCTTCGCCCATCGCGTCGTCGACGGTGGTGCCGAGCCGCACATATTGGCCGACACCGGTGACGGCGACGATCTGGGTATGCCCGCCCGAGGCGAGGAACAGGCAGTAGGGAAATTCAATTCCGTTGGTGAGGCGCGGCGTCAGTGCATGCGCCTCGAGGTGGTTGACCGCGACCAGCGGCGTGTCGTGCACCATCGCGATCGCCTTGGCGGTGGTGAGGCCGACGATGACGCCGCCGATCAGCCCCGGCCCTGCCGCGGCTGCGACACCGTTGAGCTGCGCATAGTCGATGCCGGCCTCGTGCATGGCCCGGTCGATGATGCCGTCGAGCACGTCGACATGCGCGCGCGCGGCGATCTCCGGCACCACGCCGCCGAAGCGGGCATGCTCCTCGATCTGGGACCGCACGATGTTGGACAGGATCTTGCCGCTGCCGTCGGGCGCGCGCTCAATCACGGCCGCGGCGGTCTCGTCGCAGGTGGTTTCGATGCCCAGTACCAGCATTGGCGAATTGTTATCCAATTTGCGCCCTTGCGCTCATCCGTAAAGCAGAGTTCTGGTACGTCCGGTAGCATTCCGGGGTCCACTTGCGCAATCGTCACGCGCAGCCGCCTTCGTGAATGCGTCACCGCCACGTGGTTCGGGAACACAAGCGATGTCCATTCTTGTCACACGGCCGCATCCCGACAATGAGGCGACGGCGAAAAATTTGCGGGCGCGGGGTCATGTGGTGCTGCTCGCCCCGATGCTCAAGTTCGAGCCGGTCGCCTTCCATGACGAGAGTGAGGCCGACTACGGCGCCATCATCGTCACGTCGGCCAATGCGATCCGCGCCGTCGCGCCGCAATTGCAAGATCTTGGCTTAAAGAATCTTGGCCTCCTGGAGCTGCCGCTGTTCGCGGTCGGGGAGCACACGGCTGCCGCGGCGCGCGACGCCGGCTTCGCCGAGGTGATCGTCGCCGGCGGCGATGCCGCGGCCCTGCGCGACAAGGTGATGCAGAGCGCGCGCGACAAGGTGCTGAAGAAGAAAAGCACGCTGCTCTATCTCGCGGGCGCGGATCTGTCGCGCGATCTCGGCGGCGAGCTTGGCGCGGAGGGCTTCAGCGTGGTGACGCAGACCACCTATCGCATGACTCCGGTCAAGATCCTGCCGCGTGATGTCTGCGATGGCTTTGCTGCGCATGGGATCGAGGCGGTGCTGCACTACTCCCGTCGCAGCGCACGGGCCTTCCTGGATGCGGCACGGGACGAAGGCGTCGAAATCTCGGCGCTGGCGATCCCGCAATGCTGCCTGTCCGAGACGGTCGCCAGCGTCCTGCGCGATGCCGGCGCGTCGCAGGTTCTGGGGGCCGCGACGCCGGACGAAAATGCCCTATTTGATACCTTGGAGCGTGCTTTGCGGACCCGTTTGGCGTAAGAGGTCGGGCCGAATCCGACGCGATCGGGTCCGTTCAGGGCATTTGAGTGGGAGGAACCGTCACGATGGCCGATGACAAGCCTGAAGACGCAGGATTGGCTCCCGAGTCAGGCCGTGCCAAGCGCACCCCGCCCACCATCGACCTTGAGGCGACCGAAGTCTCGACCCAGCCGCAGCCAACGGCGGCCGCCGAAGCGGAGGTTCAGCCGACGCCGGAGCAGGCCACGCCAGAGCAGGCCACGGTCGAAGAGTCCAAATCCGAAGAGGCCAGGCCTGACCCGGAGCCCGCGCACGCGGAGGCCGCGGTTGCTTCCGCTCCCGCGTCGGCGCCGGTTTCGCCCTGGGTCATTGCGCCGTTCTCTGGCGCGGTCGCAGCCGCGATCGTGATTGCCGTCGGCTGGATGCTGGGCTGGCCCGCCGTGCAGGCGCCGCCGGCCGTGCCGCAGGTCACGAGCGCGACGGTCGACGCGCTCAGCGGACGTGTCGCCGCGGTCGAAGCCAAGGCGGGCAAGCCCGCCGCCGATCCGGCCACGGTGGCGCGGATCGATGCACTGGAGAAATCCGCAAGTGCCTTGCGCAGTGACATCGCCAATCTGCGCGCACAGTCAGACAAGACCGCCAACGACGTGAAATCGGCACCGCGCGCTGCCGCGCCTGATCTTGCCGCTCTCAGCGACCGCATTGCGCAGCTGGAGCGTGCCAGCAAGACGGAGCGCGCCGAGCTCGCACAGCAGGGCGAGAAGATTGCCGACAACAAGGCGACGAATGACAAGCCCCTGCGCCATGTCGTGGCGGCGGCTCTGCTCGACGTCGCGGTTCGGCATGGCGATCCTTACGAATCGCAATTGGCCGCGGCGCGGTCGCTCGCGGCCAAGCCCGATATGCTGAAGCCGCTCGACACCTTTGCATCGTCAGGCATTCCGACGCCGGTCGCGCTGAGCCGCGAGCTGCTCAACATCGTGCCAAAGCTGTCTCCGCCGGCGGAAGCCCCGGCCGCCGGTGCCGGTATCGTCGAGCGTCTCCAGGCGGGGGCCTCGAAACTCGTTCGTATCGAGCGCACCGACGGCGGCGGCAATGATCGCGGTGCCATCGTCGCACGGGTGACGGCGGCGGCGCTTCGCAACGATTTCGTGGAAGCGCGGCGTAAGCTGAAGACGCTGCCCGAGGCCGATCGTGCACCGGCACAGGCCTGGCTCGACAAGGCCGATGCGCGCGACGCCGCGCTCGGCGCCTCCCGCAAATTCGCCGACGATGCCATGGCGGATCTCGCCAAGCCCGATCTGGTCAAGCCTGCTCAGTAAAGGTTCGCGCAACAATCAGCGCGTAATAGGGATCGCCATGCTTCGCATCGTCCTCTTCCTCGTCCTGATCGCGCTGGCGGCGGCCGGCGCGGCCTGGGTTGCCGATCAACCCGGCGATCTCGTCCTGACCGCGGGCGGCTTTCGCGCGTCAACGACGCTTCCGAGGTTCGTGTTTCTGCTCGGCGTCTTTGCAGCGGCGGTCGTGCTGGTCTGGAGCATCGTGACGATGATCTGGCGCGCGCCGGGACGCCTGCGCCGCCGCCGCCATGAGAAACGCCACGCGCGCGGCCGCCATGCCATCACCCACGGTCTGCTCGCGATCGGTCATGGCGATACCGCCCTCGCCCGCCGTCACGCCGAAACCGCGCGGCGGCTGGCCGCGAACGATCCGCTCGCACTGCTGCTGCACGCGCAGTCGGCCCAGCTCGAAGGCAATCGCGACGAGGCCCAGCGCGTCTTCCGCGTCATGGCCGAGCGCGAGGATACCCGGCTGCTCGGCCTGCGCGGCCTGTTCATCGAGGCGCAGCGCGCCGACGATGCGGTCGGCGCCGTGATGATCGCGGAGGAAACGATCAAGCTGTCGCCGTCCTCGACCTGGGCCTCGCACGCGGTGCTCGGCTTCCGCTGCGCGCGCGGCGACTGGAGCGGCGCACTCGCGATCCTCGATTCGAATCTGTCCGCGGGTCTGATCGACAAGGCGGCCTATCGCCGCCAGCGCGGCGTGCTGCTCACGGCCCGCGCGCTGGAATTGGAAACCATGGACCGCGACGTGGCGCGCGAGAGCGTGATGGAGGCCATCAAGCTCGCGCCGACTCTGGTGCCCGCCGCGGTGCTCGCGGCCAAGTTCGAGAGCGAAGCGCATCAGGTGCGCCGCTCCATGAAGCTCGTCGAGGCCGCGTGGCTCGCCAATCCGCATCCGGATCTCGCCGACGCCTACGCGCATGTGAAGCTCGGCGATTCCGCGCGGCAGCGCTTGCAGCGGGTCGAGACGCTGGCGGCCAAGACGCCGGCCGACAAAGCGGGCCATGTCGAGGGCCAGCTCGCGATCGCGCGCGCCGCGATCGATGCCTCCGAGTTCGCGCGTGCGCGTGCGGTGCTGGCCCCTTACGTCAATGATCCCACCCAGCGCGTCGCGCTGCTGATGGCCGAGCTCGAACGCACCGAGCATGGCGACGGCGGCCGTGCCCGCGCCTGGACCTTGCGCGCGGTGCGCGCCCGCCACGATCCGGCCTGGACCGCGGACGGCTATGTCAGCGACCGCTGGCGTCCGGTGTCGCCGGTCACCGGCCGTCTCGATGCCTTCCAGTGGCAAACGCCGGTCGCGAGCCTGCCCTCCGACAAGGGCGCCACGATCGAATCCTCGGCCTTCGAGGAAGCCATGCTGGCCGCCCCGCCGCCGAAGCGGGTGACGGCAGCCCCGAGCGAAGCCCCGGTGGAACCGCCCGTGGCTGCGCCGGATCCGGTCCCCGCCGCACAGGACAATTCGCCCCCTGAGGCCAAGGAGACGACCGGGGAGGCCGCCAAGGAAGAGCCTGCGGTCACGCCGGCCGCCGAGCCGGTCAATCCCGCCCCTGAGACGGCCGAATCATCGCCGGAGGCGGCAACGCCGGTGTTCCGGACCCGCGCCGACCTCGGCAAGCCTGCTCCGGCCCCGATCCAGGCCGTCATCCCGATCGTCCGCGCCCCCGATGATCCCGGGATCGATGACGAGGGTCCGAGCGATGAATTTGCGGAACAAATCGGCACGCCCAGAACCCATGCAAAGGCCCAGGCCGGCGGCTGGCGCGGATTCTGGTCCCGCTGGGGCGCGTGAGGCACATTTCGAAGCCCGCTCCACCTTGCCAATTCGGGCCATGCCCGATATCAGGAGCGCGCGTATCGGGACCTGCACTGCGCGGGTCCCGGCAGGGTTCGCCGCAATAGCTCAGTTGGTAGAGCACGTCATTCGTAATGACGGGGTCGGGGGTTCGAGTCCCTCTTGCGGCACCATTTATCGCTCTGATTTTTCGTTGTTTTCCGCGCCGTTGTTTCGTCCTCCGATGCAGCCTCGCCGCGAGACGGCATACCATCGCCTCAGACTTTGCGCAGGCTTTCGATTTCCCACAGCGCCAGTTGCCGCCGGTCGAACGGTGGGACGTAATCGTCCAGCACCTTGATCGGCGGCGGGAAGTTGTAGGGCGGAGCGCTCAGATCGATGGAGAAGAAGTCACCCGTGCGGATCGCACGATTTCGGCCCGCCGGGTAAGTGGTCGTCAGGAGATACTTGATGTTGGATCGACGAATGTTGTCGATTGCTTGAAAAATCATCTCTTCGGAAAGATGAATGAAGCAATCGCGGCAGAGCAGCAGGTCAGCTTCCGGGAGCGGATCGTTGCAGAGATCGATCCGGAGGAACGTGCGATCTGGGCGACTGTATTGGTCACCCGTTCGCGCAATCAGTTCCGGAACGATGTCTCCTCCAATGTAGCGAGAAATTGGAAGTTCGATCTTCGACAACCAATGAAAATCACCACAAGGCAAATCGAGCAGGGTACGGATCCCGAGGTCGCCAACCAGACCAGGAAGGCTTTCTCGCACCCTTTGGGTATTGTGCAGCGTGGATCCGCCGCCGGAAGCGGTTTCCTTGTAACCCCAGACGTTACGACGATAGATCTCGCTGAACACTTCGCCAGGCGTTCCACGGAGATTGCGCACCATCTGCGTACGCAACCAGATCAGCGCGGGCTCTGGTAACGTCTGGCGCGCGATGTCGATAGCGGTCGAGAAAAAGGCCGTCTGACGTAACCAGTCTGCAAACTTGTCGAACACATCGCCCCCATATTGTCGCAAGCTAGACGCGCGCGAACCTGAATTGTTGCGTGCCGCGCTCGGTGGGATCCGGGCTCCGCTCAGTGATGCGAAATCCCTCGTGAGCCTGGATGAATGCTTGCTCGGAGATCCAATTGCGCTCGTATCTGACGAGCTTCTCCCTGGAGGCGAGCAACGACCCTGGACCGTTGTCGCTCAGGTACGATGTCTGAACCTCTCGCCGGGTCTCTTCGCTGATCGGAACGCGGTACCATGCCAACGTTGCCGGCCGAACCGTGCACAGCGTTCTGACGGTTTCCAATGCATCCGGGACGTACTGTATGGCCCCATTCGAGTGGATGAGATCGACAGTGCCGAGCCAGTCGGCGGCCTGGTCGATGCGCTCGAAAAACATCAGCCTATCGGTGCCAAGCTCCTTGGCGCGCTGCACCATTGCAGGCGTCTCAACCACCGCCCATCGAATGTCCGGGCGTTGCCGGCGCGCCACCTTGTAATGCAGGCCAGCGCCTCCGCCGAAATCCAGAACCGTGTTCATGCCCGCGACCAGCGGCCGGTCGCTGTCCGGGTTGTAGTTGATTGTCTTTAGGAAAATCGTTTCGACCAGTTCCGGATTCTCGTACCCCTGAACAACCTCTCGCGGCGGCAGCAGCTTACGCTTCACTCGCTTGATGAAGGTCATAACGGGCGGACTCGGCACGCCTTGTGATACGTGTCGAGCGTCTACCACAATCAGAAACATTTGGAAACAATCGCGAAACGCGACATGACGTTGCGGGTCGATCGCCGCGAATGCTGATCGCGGGTTCAAGACCGAGCGCGCAGTCTACGTGATGACAGTCACATAATGCAGATCCCATCTCCCCTAGTCTCCTGGTCACGCAAACACGGCGAGATTTCACATGCGCAAGATCATTCTCGTCGCCGCCATGGTCCTGGCTATTGTATCTGCCCATGCTGGCGACGCAGCCTGTCGCTGGCCATGGCGACGGCCGCTCCGCAAGCCACCACGACCACCGCTCCGACGACGCAAGTCAGCGAAGTCGCGCCAGCCGCGGGAGCTCCGAAATACGTCGATCGTCCGCCGGCAGTCTCGGCCCCTGCTCCCGCCGTGGCGACGGCTCCTGCCGTGACCGCGACAACGACGACCTCAGCGCCGGCGGCGACTGCCACGAAGACCGCAAAGGCGGGCAAGCCGAAGCACAAGCGCAGCTGGACCGAAGGCCGCATCATCAGCGAGCTTAACCGCCACGGCATCTACTGGTAAGGCCGCGACCCGCTCCAAAAGCAAATGGCCAGGCAAGAGCCCGGCCATGCGCGTATTGAGGAAGCGTTGCGGGCTTACTGCGACACCGTCTGCACCACGCTCGTTATCGGACGCGCGCTCGACGTCGGCACCTTCAGGTCCTTCAGCAGCGCCTCGTCATATTCCGGCAGCGTCTGGAGCGTTGCCTTGGCCTTCATCTGCACGACCTTGTAGCCGCCAGCCTTCAGCCGCGCGAGCAGCGCCGGCATCGCTTCGCCGGTGTGCTTCTGGAAGTCGTGCATCAGGATGATGCCCTTGCCGAGCTTGTCGAGCTTGGTCATCACGTTGTCGACGATCTTCTCCGGCGTGGCACCCTTCCTGAAGTCGAAGGAGTCGATGTCGGTCGAGAACATCGCGACATTGCGGGTGCCGAAATAGCTCACCATCGCCGGATTGTGCTGAAGCTGCGGGAAGCGGAAGAACGGCGCCGGGTTGGTGCCGAGCGCGAACCTCACCGCGCTGAAGCCCTTCTCGACCTCGTCCTTGACCTGTTGCTCCGTCATCTTCTTGCTGTTCAGGTTGACATGCGACCACGTGTGCGTGCCGACCGTGTGGCCCTGGGCCAGCACCTGGCGCAGGATTTCCGGATGATAGGTCGCGTGCTTGCCGACCGAGAAGAACAGACCCTTGGTGCATTCATCCCCGAGCGCCTTCAGGACCGCGGGCGTGTTGACCGGCCACGGGCCGTCGTCGAAGGTCAGCACGACCTCCTTGTCGGTGAGGAAGTCGAACTGCTTGAAATGCTCGAAGCCGAAGCCGGGTCCGCCGGTGGTGTCGATCTCGACCACGCGGGCAACGCCCAGCGCGTTCGGATTGGCGCAGGCCTGCTTCGGCTGCACCGGCATGGCCGGAGCGGGCGCAGGCGCCGCTGCCTGAGCAACTGCCGTCGGCCTGGCCCCGATCGCCGCGGTGGTCTCGACGTCATCCTTGGCGGCGAGCTTCGCCTGTGCCGGCAATTGATCGGCGGCACGGGCGGCCGTTGTTTTGGGGGCGCCCTGATCGGCGCGCGCGGAATAATAAAACCAACCGCCGACGGCGATCACGACCGCCGCAACTACACTGGCCAGCATCAGGCCCAACGCATTACGCATCGCTATTCTTTCCAATTGCGCAACCAACCCGGCGGAATCTCCCGCGCGACGAGCCATTAATGCGAAGGAACAGTTAACGTGACACCAACACGACGGCGTTTGCGCCGGATTTTCAGCGAGGTGCGCCATGTGACGGAGGTCACAGATGGGCGGCCACCCGTGACCGTCATCACAGTGGAAACTGTTTTGCCGGAGCATCGTAGTTCCCACCAACAACGGGCCCCGCTTCCAGCGGCGCCCATGGGAGCTTCAAATGACCAAGTCTTTTTCTGCCGAATCGCTGACGAGTAGGATCCGCGACACCAGCCTGGCTCTGGGCTTTGCCGCCATAGTCTCGATCGTCGCGACGACCGCGAGCTTCGCCTTCTCGGCCGAGGCGCAGCAGCAGTGCACCGGCGATGCCTTCCGCCTGTGCTCCTCGGAAATCCCCAACGTCCCGAAGATCACGGCGTGCATGATGAAGCATCGCTCCGACCTGAGCGCCGGCTGCCGCGCGGTGATGGACAAGGACCTCGCAAAGGGCGCCTCACGCAAGGTCGCTGACGCCCAGGACAAGCAGTAGGACAACGCGCAACGGCGATCGTTGTTGGCTCCCCTCGCGATGTGCCCCCGGCGTCAAGCCGGGGCCACGCGCGCCAGTCCCGCTCGGCAATAAAGCCGTTGCGGCCCCGGGATCGTCGCACTAGCTTCGCCCGCACTTCCTTGGGGTAAGAGGCATTACGCGATGACCAGATTTCTTTTCATTGTTTCTTTGATTCTGTGCGCATCGAGCGCCTCAGCGCAACAGCAGCCTGGCCACGATGCCTGCGCGCGCGATGTGACGCGCTTCTGCCGTGCCGTGATGAATAATGGCGATGGCGCCGTGCTCGCTTGCCTCAAGCAGAACCGCACCCGCCTCAGCAAAGCCTGCGACAAGGTGCTGACGGATCACGGGCAGTAAGACGTGCCGTCGCAGCCCGGATGAGCGAAATCCGGGGTCTGCCCGCGCGGTGAGATCGTCCCGGATTGCGCTTCGCGCCATCCGGGCTACCTTCCGAGAGAATCTACGTGCTGCTTCCCGCCGCGCTCGCGACCACCGGCAGCACCTCGGCGCCGGCACGATCCGGCGTCTCTTCCTTCCAGCGCACCGAGCCGAATGGACGCTCCAGCATGCGGCGGATCCGCACCGGATCGGGGCCGATGTGGAAATCGATCGCCTGCTGATGCAACGCGCGCTCGGACTGCGTCGAGCGGTTGCGCTGGCGCAAGTAATCGAGCCAGGTCGGACAGTGGTAGCGCTCGGTCCACAATTCGGGGTCGGCAATGTCGCGCGCGATCGACCAGCCATAGGCGCCGTTGCGCTGCCGGGAGAGCTGCACGTCCTGCATTACATTGTGG includes the following:
- a CDS encoding NAD(P)H-dependent glycerol-3-phosphate dehydrogenase, whose product is MTAFRSVAVIGAGAWGTALATVAARAGRNVTLWARNSEHAARIAWTRDNPRLPGVRLAPEIVVTHELAEAARADMVLIATPAQHLRGAVNMLASHLAKPVPIVACAKGIEHGTHKFMTDVIAEAAPHAQPAILSGPSFADDVARGLPTAVTLAAKDEVLASALVQALGSATFRPYHTTDVRGVEIGGAAKNVLAIAVGIAAGRKLGASAQAALTTRGFAELTRLGRALGARGETLTGLSGLGDLILTCSSPQSRNLAHGLALGRGEQPPAGKLAEGEFTAPVLIELAASHNIEMPVSEAVASILSGRSTIDAAISGLLTRPFKAEE
- a CDS encoding COG4223 family protein → MADDKPEDAGLAPESGRAKRTPPTIDLEATEVSTQPQPTAAAEAEVQPTPEQATPEQATVEESKSEEARPDPEPAHAEAAVASAPASAPVSPWVIAPFSGAVAAAIVIAVGWMLGWPAVQAPPAVPQVTSATVDALSGRVAAVEAKAGKPAADPATVARIDALEKSASALRSDIANLRAQSDKTANDVKSAPRAAAPDLAALSDRIAQLERASKTERAELAQQGEKIADNKATNDKPLRHVVAAALLDVAVRHGDPYESQLAAARSLAAKPDMLKPLDTFASSGIPTPVALSRELLNIVPKLSPPAEAPAAGAGIVERLQAGASKLVRIERTDGGGNDRGAIVARVTAAALRNDFVEARRKLKTLPEADRAPAQAWLDKADARDAALGASRKFADDAMADLAKPDLVKPAQ
- a CDS encoding heme biosynthesis protein HemY, translated to MLRIVLFLVLIALAAAGAAWVADQPGDLVLTAGGFRASTTLPRFVFLLGVFAAAVVLVWSIVTMIWRAPGRLRRRRHEKRHARGRHAITHGLLAIGHGDTALARRHAETARRLAANDPLALLLHAQSAQLEGNRDEAQRVFRVMAEREDTRLLGLRGLFIEAQRADDAVGAVMIAEETIKLSPSSTWASHAVLGFRCARGDWSGALAILDSNLSAGLIDKAAYRRQRGVLLTARALELETMDRDVARESVMEAIKLAPTLVPAAVLAAKFESEAHQVRRSMKLVEAAWLANPHPDLADAYAHVKLGDSARQRLQRVETLAAKTPADKAGHVEGQLAIARAAIDASEFARARAVLAPYVNDPTQRVALLMAELERTEHGDGGRARAWTLRAVRARHDPAWTADGYVSDRWRPVSPVTGRLDAFQWQTPVASLPSDKGATIESSAFEEAMLAAPPPKRVTAAPSEAPVEPPVAAPDPVPAAQDNSPPEAKETTGEAAKEEPAVTPAAEPVNPAPETAESSPEAATPVFRTRADLGKPAPAPIQAVIPIVRAPDDPGIDDEGPSDEFAEQIGTPRTHAKAQAGGWRGFWSRWGA
- a CDS encoding adenylate/guanylate cyclase domain-containing protein; amino-acid sequence: MQLSRTLAWLVDAASDCSGADRLLAELGAHLVADGVPLAAGSLTLEVPHPLIAKRTWLWRAENGRVIEALGFAPSGLAPDPPNDAGRRWLRDIAGGEVHEEVVGRPDGPQLGWIGPRPFTADEIEQLRQAARFAATPLAVLAARATLRATLDAYLGKRSAERVLAAPLRRDLGETIQAALLYADLRNFTTLSETTPPADVIAALDAWFDRIAGAVHAFGGEVLKFIGDGVLAIFPVVEASPRRACDAALRAAGAAEAGMAYLNGERGAQGLPPLAFGAALHLGEILWGNIGAANRLDFTAIGPAVNLASRLEGLCKPLERTVLVSGALAAETDTPLVALGSHPLRGIASPCEVFTLPETQARIS
- a CDS encoding methyltransferase domain-containing protein, translated to MTFIKRVKRKLLPPREVVQGYENPELVETIFLKTINYNPDSDRPLVAGMNTVLDFGGGAGLHYKVARRQRPDIRWAVVETPAMVQRAKELGTDRLMFFERIDQAADWLGTVDLIHSNGAIQYVPDALETVRTLCTVRPATLAWYRVPISEETRREVQTSYLSDNGPGSLLASREKLVRYERNWISEQAFIQAHEGFRITERSPDPTERGTQQFRFARV
- a CDS encoding class I SAM-dependent methyltransferase; the protein is MFDKFADWLRQTAFFSTAIDIARQTLPEPALIWLRTQMVRNLRGTPGEVFSEIYRRNVWGYKETASGGGSTLHNTQRVRESLPGLVGDLGIRTLLDLPCGDFHWLSKIELPISRYIGGDIVPELIARTGDQYSRPDRTFLRIDLCNDPLPEADLLLCRDCFIHLSEEMIFQAIDNIRRSNIKYLLTTTYPAGRNRAIRTGDFFSIDLSAPPYNFPPPIKVLDDYVPPFDRRQLALWEIESLRKV
- a CDS encoding uroporphyrinogen-III synthase, whose amino-acid sequence is MSILVTRPHPDNEATAKNLRARGHVVLLAPMLKFEPVAFHDESEADYGAIIVTSANAIRAVAPQLQDLGLKNLGLLELPLFAVGEHTAAAARDAGFAEVIVAGGDAAALRDKVMQSARDKVLKKKSTLLYLAGADLSRDLGGELGAEGFSVVTQTTYRMTPVKILPRDVCDGFAAHGIEAVLHYSRRSARAFLDAARDEGVEISALAIPQCCLSETVASVLRDAGASQVLGAATPDENALFDTLERALRTRLA
- the tsaD gene encoding tRNA (adenosine(37)-N6)-threonylcarbamoyltransferase complex transferase subunit TsaD, giving the protein MLVLGIETTCDETAAAVIERAPDGSGKILSNIVRSQIEEHARFGGVVPEIAARAHVDVLDGIIDRAMHEAGIDYAQLNGVAAAAGPGLIGGVIVGLTTAKAIAMVHDTPLVAVNHLEAHALTPRLTNGIEFPYCLFLASGGHTQIVAVTGVGQYVRLGTTVDDAMGEAFDKVAKMLGLPYPGGPQVERAAASGDATRFAFPRPMQGRPDANFSLSGLKTAVRNEASRLTEIAPQDISDLCASFQAAVLDSTADRLSVGLRLFREQFGAPHALVAAGGVAANQAIRGALHDVARRAGTQLIMPPPALCTDNGAMIAWAGAERLALGMIDTMEAQPRARWLLDANATAPAGYGNTRAGF
- a CDS encoding EVE domain-containing protein yields the protein MNYWLVKSEPSVWSWDQQVAKGAKGEAWTGVRNYTARINLVNMKKGDKAFFYHSNEGKEIVGIAEVIKEAYPDPTDKTEKFVCVDIKADKPLKTPVTMAAIKADKKLADMALVKYSRLSVQPVTAEEWKLVCKMGGM